The nucleotide sequence AGTAGCATAGCGCTGTTTAAACATTTCGTCTACCCGTCCTTCTAATCCACCAAATGCAATGCAATTAACTTGAATATCTTGATATGCCAAGCGTACGGCTAATTCTTTGGTTAAGTGAGAAAGCGCTGCCTTTGTAACGCCATAGTGAAGAGGTGATTGTGTGATATAATCAGTGTAAAGAGAAGGTGTTGCTGCAACCGTACCATACATTGAACCTATATTAACAACTCGTTTTAATAACTGCTTATCCGCTAAAAAAATAGTCAGTTGGTATGGCACAACAACGTTTAAAAGTAGCTCTCCCATAAAATTGTCCCGGCTAACAGTACCATCTGATTGTATTTTTAACGTTTCTGCACTACGTGCATTGTTAATTAAGC is from Candidatus Electrothrix sp. GW3-4 and encodes:
- a CDS encoding SDR family oxidoreductase, translated to MSRSILLTGASGKFGRILTDYFLSNGDVIIAICRSEASFNSLQKNHASNENFFIFKIDLTSENAILEFIEKIGTWNIQPNCLINNARSAETLKIQSDGTVSRDNFMGELLLNVVVPYQLTIFLADKQLLKRVVNIGSMYGTVAATPSLYTDYITQSPLHYGVTKAALSHLTKELAVRLAYQDIQVNCIAFGGLEGRVDEMFKQRYATLCPQRRMLVPDDLTGPVDFLLSDASNGMTGATIPVDGGWTLW